One genomic window of Tatumella citrea includes the following:
- a CDS encoding heavy metal translocating P-type ATPase, protein MNIYKKNNLVLQPDGSPQSVGKIKAVTAITLPSAADEQDSCGCCNDTQPQFTGIPAGKSTRDGSVTAIRIMQMDCPVEENLITKKLSGMPGVVSLQFDLIQRILTVTHHQEKLDEIMQAIRSLGFEPELPSSSTESSPVIQPRLNYLPLIIAGVLAFAAELLHWWQLPPLFQALCALAAVLLAGLKTYKKGWIAVKNFNLNINALMSVAVTGALLLQQWPEAAMVMVLFNIAELIEARALDRARNAIDTLLKLAPEWMTVCQPDGSWQQMQPKDVPVSAIVRVKPGEKIGLDGVVVNGSSTVNQSAITGESLPVEKNLNDSVFAGTLNQSGSFDYQVTSKAQDTTLAKIIRSVESARASKAPTQRFVDQFARIYTPVVFVLALAIALLPPLLLAQSWSLWIYNALVMLVIACPCALVISTPVTLVSSLTAAARMGILIKGGVYLEQGKKLQWLALDKTGTLTQGKPEVTDVITPGDADRDQQLTIAASLSGYSDHPMSEAITRFHTTGQTLNINGFTSVTGQGITGQIGGEDYWLGNRRLLESQGITMTDSEDQFRSLESQGKTLVLLGSKRGLLAIFALADTVKQTSKQAIDELHQLGVKTLLLSGDNRFAVEEIARQVGIDQARAQQLPENKLQAIEEFSRQGVTGMAGDGINDTPALARADIGFAMGIAGTDTAIETADVALMDDDLRKIAMFVRLSRKTGQILVQNITLALVIKLVFLILTIAGKGTLWMAVFADVGASLLVVANGLRILRYDAAVKTALPD, encoded by the coding sequence ATGAACATCTATAAAAAAAATAACCTCGTACTTCAGCCTGATGGATCACCTCAATCCGTAGGGAAAATTAAAGCAGTAACCGCGATAACATTGCCTTCCGCCGCTGATGAGCAAGATTCCTGTGGTTGTTGCAATGACACACAACCGCAATTTACCGGTATTCCTGCAGGTAAAAGCACCCGTGACGGCAGCGTAACGGCAATCCGTATTATGCAAATGGATTGTCCGGTTGAAGAAAACCTGATCACTAAAAAGCTCTCCGGAATGCCGGGGGTTGTCAGTCTGCAGTTCGATTTAATTCAGAGAATACTGACCGTGACTCATCACCAGGAAAAACTGGACGAAATTATGCAGGCCATTCGTTCTCTGGGATTCGAGCCAGAACTGCCCTCTTCCTCCACAGAAAGCTCTCCGGTCATTCAGCCGCGTTTAAACTATCTGCCGTTGATAATAGCCGGAGTGTTGGCATTTGCCGCCGAACTTCTGCACTGGTGGCAGTTACCGCCGCTATTTCAGGCGCTATGTGCTCTGGCAGCAGTACTGCTGGCGGGGCTGAAGACTTACAAAAAAGGCTGGATTGCGGTTAAAAATTTCAATCTGAACATTAATGCACTGATGAGTGTTGCGGTGACCGGCGCACTACTATTGCAGCAGTGGCCAGAGGCCGCCATGGTTATGGTGTTGTTTAATATTGCCGAATTGATTGAGGCCAGGGCATTAGATCGTGCCAGAAATGCCATTGATACTCTGCTGAAACTGGCGCCCGAATGGATGACAGTTTGTCAGCCTGATGGCAGCTGGCAACAAATGCAGCCCAAAGATGTGCCTGTTTCCGCCATTGTCCGGGTGAAACCAGGTGAAAAAATTGGCCTGGATGGGGTAGTGGTTAACGGAAGTTCGACAGTCAATCAGTCAGCCATCACCGGAGAAAGTCTGCCGGTAGAAAAGAATCTCAATGACAGTGTATTTGCCGGTACGCTGAATCAGTCAGGAAGTTTCGATTATCAGGTGACTTCCAAAGCTCAGGATACCACTCTGGCAAAAATCATCCGATCGGTGGAGTCAGCGCGGGCCAGTAAAGCACCTACCCAACGGTTTGTTGATCAGTTTGCGCGGATTTATACCCCGGTAGTTTTTGTACTGGCTCTGGCGATCGCCCTGCTGCCACCTCTGCTACTGGCACAATCCTGGTCATTATGGATTTACAATGCACTGGTGATGCTGGTAATTGCCTGCCCTTGTGCGCTGGTGATTTCTACCCCTGTCACTCTGGTCAGCAGTCTGACTGCGGCCGCCCGCATGGGGATACTGATTAAAGGCGGCGTTTACCTGGAGCAGGGAAAAAAACTGCAATGGCTGGCGCTGGATAAAACCGGCACTCTGACGCAAGGCAAGCCTGAGGTCACTGACGTTATCACCCCCGGTGATGCAGACAGGGATCAGCAATTAACCATAGCCGCCAGCCTGTCAGGTTATTCTGATCATCCGATGTCTGAGGCCATCACCCGCTTTCATACAACTGGCCAGACGCTGAATATTAACGGATTTACCTCAGTCACCGGACAGGGCATCACAGGCCAGATCGGGGGAGAAGATTACTGGCTGGGAAATCGTCGTTTGCTGGAATCACAGGGTATTACGATGACCGACAGTGAAGACCAGTTTAGGTCACTGGAGAGTCAGGGGAAAACCCTGGTATTACTCGGCAGTAAACGCGGATTACTGGCGATATTTGCACTGGCAGATACCGTTAAACAGACCAGCAAACAGGCCATTGATGAACTGCATCAGTTGGGCGTAAAAACCCTGTTATTGTCCGGTGATAATCGGTTTGCAGTGGAAGAGATTGCCCGCCAGGTAGGAATAGATCAGGCCAGAGCACAGCAATTGCCGGAAAATAAATTACAGGCAATCGAAGAGTTTAGCCGTCAGGGTGTGACCGGGATGGCAGGTGACGGAATTAACGATACCCCGGCACTGGCCAGAGCGGATATCGGTTTTGCTATGGGGATTGCAGGGACGGACACTGCCATCGAAACTGCAGATGTGGCCCTGATGGATGATGATTTACGTAAAATTGCCATGTTTGTCAGACTATCACGCAAAACTGGGCAAATTCTGGTTCAGAACATCACTCTGGCGCTGGTTATCAAGCTGGTATTTCTGATTCTGACTATTGCCGGAAAAGGAACTTTGTGGATGGCAGTTTTTGCTGATGTCGGTGCCAGTCTGTTAGTCGTGGCTAACGGGTTAAGAATACTCCGCTATGATGCCGCGGTAAAAACAGCGCTGCCAGACTAA
- the gloB gene encoding hydroxyacylglutathione hydrolase gives MNLTSIPALRDNYIWVLSNTRGQCIIVDPGEAQPVTDTIAANQWQPVAILLTHHHSDHVDGVAELVRKWPELVVYGPQETQNKGARQLVHGGSTITILEHEFSVTATPGHTSGHVSYYSEPYLFCGDTMFSGGCGRLFEGTPEQMYDSFQKLNNLPADTLICCAHEYTLSNMAFAAAVWPENQTILAYHHKIKQLRDNHRITLPSTLATEREINVFLNTHNTDLQRNILPDVNLPAASQVFAALRRKKDNY, from the coding sequence TTGAATCTTACCAGTATCCCCGCGCTTCGCGATAACTACATCTGGGTACTCAGCAATACCCGGGGACAGTGTATTATCGTTGACCCGGGAGAAGCTCAGCCAGTGACAGATACTATAGCAGCAAATCAGTGGCAACCTGTCGCTATCTTGCTGACTCATCACCACAGCGATCACGTAGATGGAGTTGCTGAGCTGGTCAGAAAATGGCCGGAACTGGTGGTCTATGGCCCACAGGAAACCCAAAATAAGGGAGCCAGACAACTGGTCCACGGTGGGAGTACCATCACAATTCTTGAACATGAGTTCAGTGTAACTGCTACCCCCGGGCACACTTCAGGACACGTATCTTACTACAGTGAACCTTATCTTTTCTGTGGTGATACTATGTTTTCTGGTGGCTGCGGAAGGCTTTTTGAAGGCACTCCTGAGCAAATGTATGACTCATTTCAAAAACTTAACAACCTACCCGCAGACACACTCATATGCTGCGCACATGAATATACTTTATCAAATATGGCCTTTGCCGCCGCAGTATGGCCGGAAAATCAGACAATTCTCGCTTATCACCATAAAATTAAGCAGTTACGCGATAATCATCGCATTACACTGCCTTCAACCCTGGCAACCGAACGGGAAATTAACGTTTTCCTTAACACCCACAACACTGATTTACAAAGAAATATACTGCCTGATGTAAATTTACCGGCAGCATCGCAAGTTTTTGCTGCCCTGCGCCGTAAGAAAGACAACTATTAA
- the dkgB gene encoding 2,5-didehydrogluconate reductase DkgB, whose product MTVPLFGLGTFRLKDEVVKASVTQALALGYRAVDTAQIYDNEAAVGEAIRDSGVARQDIYLTTKIWVENLSADKLIPSLKASLEKLQTSYADLVLVHWPSPGQAVSVAETMQALVEAKALGLTREIGISNFTIDLMQQAVDAVGAENIATNQIELSPFLQNQKVVDYARTLGIHITSYMTLAYGEALKSEVIGRIAEKHNATPAQVILAWAMGLGYSVIPSSTKAENLQSNLQAVSLQLDADDYAAIAALESANRLVSPEGLAPDWD is encoded by the coding sequence ATGACTGTTCCACTGTTTGGTTTAGGCACCTTCCGTCTGAAGGATGAAGTAGTCAAAGCATCTGTTACTCAGGCACTGGCTCTGGGATATCGGGCGGTTGATACGGCGCAGATCTATGATAATGAGGCTGCGGTGGGTGAGGCTATTCGCGACAGTGGTGTGGCCCGCCAGGATATTTACCTGACAACTAAAATCTGGGTGGAAAACCTGTCTGCAGACAAACTTATTCCCAGCCTGAAAGCCAGTCTGGAAAAACTACAGACCAGTTATGCTGATTTGGTACTGGTTCACTGGCCGTCACCTGGTCAGGCTGTCTCTGTCGCAGAAACAATGCAGGCGTTGGTTGAGGCTAAGGCTCTGGGGCTGACTCGGGAAATCGGTATTTCTAACTTTACCATTGATCTTATGCAGCAGGCGGTGGATGCCGTTGGCGCTGAGAATATTGCCACTAATCAGATAGAACTGTCACCGTTTCTGCAAAACCAGAAAGTTGTCGATTATGCGAGAACGTTGGGCATCCACATAACGTCTTACATGACGCTGGCTTATGGTGAAGCTCTGAAGTCAGAAGTGATTGGCCGGATTGCTGAAAAACATAATGCGACTCCGGCTCAGGTCATTCTTGCCTGGGCAATGGGGCTGGGATACTCAGTGATCCCGTCTTCAACAAAAGCGGAAAACCTGCAAAGCAATCTGCAGGCCGTCTCACTTCAGCTGGATGCTGATGATTATGCGGCGATTGCAGCTCTGGAGTCTGCTAACCGTCTGGTAAGCCCTGAGGGACTGGCTCCGGACTGGGATTAA
- the mltD gene encoding murein transglycosylase D, producing MKAKAILFASVLLVACQASGKDADVPVQHAQSLSSAGQGENGKYGERMLSPRWQDDGTNIAQDSNLWVTISDELKMGIPDNSRIREQKNKYLRNKSYLHDVTLRAEPYMYWIVGQIQQRKMPMELVLLPIVESAFDPHATSAANAAGIWQIVASTGRNYGLKQNQWYDGRRDVVASTRVALDMLQRLNKMFDGDWLLTIAAYNSGEGTVLKAIKENKARGKPTDFWHLSLPKETTVYIPKMLALSEILKNNRRYGVRLPAPNDSRALARVDVGQQIKLTQAAEMAGISVSRLKSFNAGYKKGTTAPHGPQYIMVPKSHVEQLKMSLASTDIQAIQPELMASNDNIPQPRSYRVRRGDTLSAVAAKTGISVRSLKSLNNLRTAALKPGQTLKLGSGNTRVSQLADNGNSITYNVRKGDSLSSIAVRHGVNIKDVLRWNALLSDERSLRPGDKLTLFVNNS from the coding sequence ATGAAGGCTAAAGCGATATTATTCGCCTCGGTCTTGCTGGTGGCATGTCAGGCGTCAGGGAAAGATGCTGATGTACCGGTCCAGCATGCACAGAGTCTGTCTTCGGCTGGTCAGGGAGAAAATGGGAAATACGGGGAGCGAATGTTGTCGCCGCGATGGCAGGATGATGGAACTAATATCGCACAAGACAGCAATCTCTGGGTTACCATTAGTGACGAGTTGAAGATGGGGATTCCGGATAACAGCCGGATCCGTGAACAAAAAAATAAGTATCTGAGAAATAAGAGCTATCTCCACGATGTAACATTACGGGCAGAACCGTACATGTACTGGATAGTCGGGCAAATACAGCAACGTAAAATGCCGATGGAACTGGTACTGCTACCCATAGTGGAGAGCGCTTTTGATCCGCATGCAACCTCAGCCGCTAATGCCGCAGGCATCTGGCAGATTGTGGCTAGCACGGGTCGGAATTATGGACTGAAACAAAACCAGTGGTATGACGGTCGCAGAGATGTTGTTGCATCAACGCGGGTTGCTCTGGATATGCTGCAACGCCTGAATAAGATGTTTGACGGTGATTGGTTACTGACAATTGCTGCTTATAACAGTGGTGAGGGTACAGTGCTAAAAGCCATCAAAGAAAATAAGGCGCGTGGAAAACCAACCGACTTCTGGCACTTATCACTGCCAAAAGAAACGACGGTTTACATCCCGAAAATGCTGGCATTGAGTGAGATACTGAAGAACAACAGACGTTATGGTGTCCGTTTGCCGGCACCGAACGACAGCCGTGCTCTGGCACGGGTTGACGTTGGGCAGCAGATTAAGCTGACCCAGGCGGCTGAAATGGCAGGCATTTCGGTTTCACGACTGAAGAGTTTTAATGCCGGGTATAAAAAAGGGACCACTGCTCCCCACGGACCACAGTACATTATGGTACCGAAGTCCCATGTTGAGCAGTTGAAAATGTCTCTGGCTTCAACAGATATCCAGGCGATTCAGCCTGAACTGATGGCCAGTAATGACAATATACCGCAGCCACGCAGTTACAGAGTTCGTCGCGGAGATACACTTTCTGCAGTAGCCGCTAAAACAGGTATCAGTGTTCGTTCCCTGAAATCACTGAATAATCTGAGAACGGCAGCGCTAAAACCTGGACAGACACTGAAGCTTGGTTCTGGTAATACCAGAGTGAGCCAGCTGGCAGATAATGGAAACAGTATCACCTACAATGTTCGCAAGGGTGATTCTCTTTCCAGCATCGCTGTACGGCACGGCGTAAACATCAAAGATGTTTTACGCTGGAATGCACTGTTGTCGGATGAGCGTTCATTACGACCTGGCGATAAACTGACGTTGTTTGTGAATAACAGTTAG
- a CDS encoding MFS transporter has protein sequence MPLALLALTISAFAIGTTEFVIVGLIPAIADQLSIGIPLAGLLVSIYAVGVAVGAPLLTALTGKMPRKLLLVGLMGLFTVGNLVAWLAPDYETLVIARLLTGLAHGVFFSVGSTIATSLVPKEKAASAIALMFGGLTVALVTGVPLGTFIGQHFGWRETFLAVSFIGLIALLASLLLVPSDIPQRAAVSVKQQLSVLTHPRLLLIYAITALGYGGVFTAFTFLAPMMQELAGFSPSAVSLILLGYGISVAIGNLWGGRLADKNGPVPALTIIFTGLVVLLLVFQVTASLQYPALITVLLMGIFAFANVPGLQVYVVQKAEEITPGAVDVASGLNIAAFNIGIALGSLVGGQIVTHYGLSETPWVGAVIVLVALVMVIAGGRADKRHQTAISS, from the coding sequence ATGCCTTTAGCACTACTCGCACTGACTATCAGTGCATTTGCCATAGGGACAACCGAGTTTGTAATTGTCGGTCTGATTCCCGCCATTGCTGATCAACTGTCGATTGGAATACCACTCGCAGGATTGCTGGTATCTATCTATGCTGTCGGGGTCGCTGTCGGAGCTCCGTTACTGACAGCACTGACGGGAAAAATGCCACGTAAACTGCTGCTCGTTGGCCTGATGGGATTATTCACTGTAGGTAACCTGGTGGCATGGCTGGCGCCGGATTATGAAACTCTGGTGATTGCCCGCTTATTGACGGGGCTTGCACACGGTGTTTTCTTCTCAGTAGGCAGCACCATTGCAACCAGTCTGGTCCCGAAAGAGAAAGCGGCTTCAGCAATAGCCCTGATGTTCGGGGGGCTGACAGTCGCTTTGGTCACCGGTGTGCCACTGGGAACATTTATCGGCCAGCATTTTGGCTGGCGTGAAACTTTCCTGGCGGTTTCTTTTATCGGCCTGATTGCTTTGCTGGCCAGTCTGCTGCTGGTTCCGTCTGATATCCCTCAGCGTGCAGCGGTTAGTGTAAAGCAGCAACTCAGTGTTCTGACCCATCCACGCTTGTTACTGATTTATGCCATTACCGCGTTAGGATATGGCGGGGTGTTTACTGCATTTACTTTTCTTGCGCCAATGATGCAGGAACTGGCAGGGTTTTCACCATCAGCGGTCAGTTTGATTCTGCTCGGCTACGGTATTTCAGTGGCAATTGGCAACCTGTGGGGAGGCCGGTTGGCGGATAAAAATGGCCCGGTCCCGGCACTGACTATTATTTTTACCGGCCTTGTCGTGCTATTGCTGGTATTCCAGGTGACAGCTTCACTACAGTATCCGGCACTGATTACGGTATTACTGATGGGGATTTTTGCTTTTGCTAATGTACCTGGCTTGCAGGTCTATGTGGTGCAAAAAGCGGAAGAAATTACCCCCGGGGCGGTGGATGTGGCTTCAGGACTGAATATTGCCGCTTTTAATATTGGAATTGCTCTGGGATCTCTGGTTGGTGGTCAGATTGTCACGCATTACGGACTGTCAGAAACTCCGTGGGTTGGTGCAGTCATTGTACTGGTAGCTCTGGTGATGGTGATTGCCGGAGGGCGGGCAGATAAACGGCACCAGACAGCGATCAGCAGTTAG
- the yafC gene encoding DNA-binding transcriptional regulator YafC translates to MKASSEEMAIFVAVVESGSFSRAAEQLDMANSAVSRSIKKLENKFNISLLNRTTRQLSLTREGERYFRRAQAILQEMASAESELLESQQIPVGNLSIDAATPVLLYLLNPLIAKFHRRYPQINLSLISSETFINLIERKVDIAIRAGTLSDSTLRAKPLLTSYRRIVATPAYLAEWGTPETAAELSQHRCLGFTEPASLNLWPLHVADGELLPVTAAMSSNSGEVIKQLCLQHNGIACLSDFMVDDEIARGELVVLLADSTQPVGMPVSAVFYSDNAVSSRIRAFIDFISSELSARQV, encoded by the coding sequence ATGAAAGCCTCCTCAGAAGAAATGGCCATTTTTGTCGCGGTTGTAGAAAGCGGCAGCTTTAGTCGTGCAGCAGAACAACTTGATATGGCCAATTCGGCCGTCAGTCGCTCAATTAAGAAGCTGGAAAATAAATTTAATATCAGTCTGCTGAACCGGACGACGCGCCAGTTAAGTCTGACCCGTGAGGGAGAACGTTACTTTCGTCGCGCCCAGGCTATCTTGCAGGAAATGGCTTCTGCCGAAAGTGAATTACTGGAAAGCCAACAGATCCCGGTGGGTAATTTGAGTATTGATGCAGCCACGCCGGTTTTGCTCTATCTGCTAAACCCACTTATCGCCAAATTTCATCGTCGCTATCCGCAGATTAATCTGTCGCTGATCTCTTCTGAAACTTTTATAAATCTGATTGAACGTAAAGTAGATATTGCTATCCGGGCGGGTACCTTAAGTGATTCGACACTGAGAGCAAAGCCTCTGCTAACCAGTTACCGGCGTATTGTTGCCACTCCGGCCTACCTTGCAGAGTGGGGTACACCAGAAACTGCCGCAGAATTGAGCCAGCATCGTTGTCTGGGGTTTACTGAGCCAGCCTCACTCAATTTATGGCCACTTCACGTGGCTGACGGGGAACTGTTGCCTGTAACTGCCGCCATGAGTTCGAATAGTGGTGAAGTTATTAAGCAGTTGTGCCTGCAGCACAATGGAATCGCCTGTTTGTCAGACTTTATGGTGGATGATGAGATTGCCCGTGGAGAACTGGTCGTCCTGCTGGCAGACAGCACTCAGCCAGTAGGAATGCCGGTGAGTGCTGTATTTTACAGTGATAACGCAGTCAGCAGCCGGATCCGCGCTTTTATCGATTTCATTAGCAGCGAACTGTCTGCCCGGCAGGTTTAA
- the cadR gene encoding Cd(II)/Pb(II)-responsive transcriptional regulator has translation MKIGELARLSLCSVGTIRYYEKEGLLQEALRDQNNNYRYYDQQHLDTLMFIRRCRALDMAQDEIKQLLQARSQPEADCTVINQLIDEHLSHVQSRISELLALEKQLSDLRDSCHDSLPTRDCGILKELEHPQADLPILTSKHISSTH, from the coding sequence ATGAAAATAGGCGAACTGGCGCGTTTATCGTTATGTAGTGTCGGTACTATCCGCTACTACGAGAAAGAGGGGCTGTTGCAGGAGGCTCTGCGTGATCAGAATAATAATTACCGTTATTACGATCAGCAGCATCTGGATACTCTGATGTTTATTCGTCGCTGCCGTGCCCTGGATATGGCACAGGATGAAATCAAACAGTTATTACAGGCCCGTAGTCAACCGGAGGCCGATTGTACGGTGATAAATCAACTAATCGATGAGCATCTTAGCCATGTTCAATCCAGGATTAGCGAACTACTGGCACTGGAAAAACAACTCTCGGATTTACGCGACTCTTGCCATGACAGCCTGCCAACCCGTGATTGCGGTATCCTCAAAGAGCTGGAACACCCCCAGGCTGATTTACCGATTTTGACCAGTAAACATATCAGCAGTACCCATTAG
- a CDS encoding endonuclease/exonuclease/phosphatase family protein has translation MQKKTYAMRYVAGQPVERTFPPAALLHVGKALPAGTPLTTEARLKVLVWNIFKQQRAEWQSVLQNFGKNSHLVLLQEAQTTPELIQFATTHYLAADQVPALVLPQHPSGVMTLASAHAVYCCPLREREPLLRLAKSALVTAYPLAGGKMLMVVNIHAVNFSLGIDVYRKQLAVIGDQIEHHNGPVLMAGDFNAWSRQRIHVLYEFMRQLGLREVMFAHDLRRTAFGRPLDFIFYRNMDVKHAAVLETSASDHNPLQAEFAF, from the coding sequence GTGCAGAAAAAGACTTATGCCATGAGATATGTCGCAGGACAGCCTGTGGAACGAACTTTTCCTCCGGCAGCTCTGTTACATGTCGGGAAGGCATTGCCTGCCGGTACACCACTGACCACCGAAGCGCGGTTAAAGGTATTGGTGTGGAATATTTTCAAACAGCAGCGTGCAGAGTGGCAATCGGTCCTGCAGAATTTCGGTAAAAATTCACACCTGGTGCTGTTGCAGGAAGCGCAAACTACACCGGAACTGATTCAGTTCGCCACCACTCACTATCTGGCTGCCGATCAGGTCCCGGCACTGGTACTGCCTCAACATCCTTCAGGTGTGATGACTCTTGCGTCTGCTCATGCCGTGTATTGTTGTCCGTTACGCGAACGTGAACCCTTACTGCGCCTGGCAAAATCCGCATTAGTTACTGCTTATCCGTTAGCTGGCGGAAAGATGCTGATGGTGGTTAACATTCATGCGGTTAATTTTAGTCTGGGGATTGATGTTTATCGCAAACAACTGGCAGTGATTGGCGATCAGATAGAGCATCATAATGGCCCGGTATTGATGGCCGGAGATTTTAATGCATGGAGTCGGCAACGTATCCACGTGCTCTATGAGTTTATGCGCCAGTTGGGGCTACGTGAGGTTATGTTTGCCCATGATTTGCGTCGTACAGCCTTTGGCCGGCCACTGGATTTTATTTTCTACCGAAATATGGATGTGAAGCATGCTGCTGTTCTAGAAACATCAGCTTCTGATCATAATCCTTTGCAGGCTGAATTTGCTTTCTGA
- the rnhA gene encoding ribonuclease HI produces the protein MVSVSRTIWRFFTVLIGAVYVRLGFFTTGSLPEMCKQVEIFTDGSCLGNPGPGGYGAILRYGQHEKEFSQGYRLTTNNRMELMAAIVALEALKEACDVTISTDSQYVRQGITQWIFNWKKRGWKTADKKPVKNVDLWQRLDQALQGHTIDWQWVKGHAGHPENERCDELARQAAGKADLEDTGYSVLS, from the coding sequence GTGGTTTCTGTATCGAGAACGATTTGGCGGTTTTTTACTGTGCTCATAGGGGCCGTTTATGTCAGACTTGGATTTTTCACAACAGGAAGTCTACCAGAGATGTGCAAACAGGTAGAAATTTTCACCGACGGTTCTTGTCTGGGCAATCCCGGGCCAGGCGGTTATGGTGCAATTTTACGCTACGGACAACACGAAAAAGAATTTAGTCAGGGGTACCGACTGACCACCAATAACCGGATGGAGCTAATGGCAGCGATTGTCGCGCTGGAAGCTCTGAAAGAAGCCTGTGATGTCACTATCAGCACCGACAGTCAGTATGTCCGCCAGGGCATTACTCAGTGGATATTTAACTGGAAAAAACGTGGCTGGAAAACCGCAGATAAAAAACCGGTTAAAAATGTAGATCTGTGGCAACGGCTGGATCAGGCATTACAGGGACATACCATTGACTGGCAATGGGTCAAAGGCCATGCCGGGCACCCTGAAAATGAACGCTGCGATGAACTGGCGCGTCAGGCTGCCGGAAAAGCTGACCTCGAAGATACTGGCTATTCCGTTTTATCATGA
- a CDS encoding methyltransferase domain-containing protein, producing the protein MKPAKTRQILTAPERWEDMPWGNYFHDALNYHLQPYLNKLYGTHLLKIGQLSSAIDTRSCAISHQVDVSPSCVAGGVAGEYGRLPFLSKSVDACLLAHTLSWSQDPHQVLREADRVLIDDGWIILSGFNPYSLLGIGKIVPGLHRHSPWNGRMFSQGRLVDWLGLLNYEIICRSRFQVVPWKQQGGKLISAHLPALGCINILVARKRTWPLTPTRNKLSASRPRIRSTVNVTRQLSEANDHDKTE; encoded by the coding sequence ATGAAGCCTGCGAAAACACGCCAAATTCTGACAGCCCCTGAGCGCTGGGAAGATATGCCCTGGGGCAACTATTTCCATGACGCGTTGAATTATCACCTGCAACCTTACCTGAATAAGCTGTACGGCACACATTTGCTTAAAATAGGTCAGTTAAGCAGCGCTATTGATACCCGTAGTTGTGCTATCAGCCATCAGGTAGACGTCAGTCCGTCGTGTGTCGCTGGTGGTGTGGCCGGGGAATATGGTCGGTTGCCATTTCTGAGTAAATCTGTGGATGCCTGTTTACTGGCTCATACTCTGAGTTGGAGCCAGGATCCACATCAGGTGCTACGGGAAGCTGACCGGGTACTGATTGATGACGGCTGGATTATCCTGAGTGGCTTTAATCCTTATAGCCTGCTGGGTATCGGTAAAATCGTGCCGGGCCTGCACCGACATTCTCCCTGGAATGGCCGGATGTTCAGTCAGGGGCGTCTGGTTGACTGGCTGGGGCTGCTTAATTATGAAATTATCTGCCGCAGCCGTTTTCAGGTCGTGCCCTGGAAGCAACAGGGCGGTAAATTAATCAGCGCCCATCTGCCGGCACTGGGCTGTATTAATATCTTAGTGGCCAGAAAACGAACCTGGCCATTGACGCCAACCCGGAATAAATTATCCGCCAGCAGGCCAAGGATCAGATCAACTGTCAATGTTACGCGACAGCTATCTGAGGCCAATGATCATGATAAAACGGAATAG
- the dnaQ gene encoding DNA polymerase III subunit epsilon → MSTVKNRQIVLDTETTGMNMIGVHYEGHRIIEIGAVEVINRRLTGNNFHVYLKPDRLVDPEAFGVHGISDEFLLDKPVFSQVADEFMDYIRGAELVIHNASFDIGFMDYEFGKLNRGLEKTETFCQITDSLLMARKMFPGKRNSLDALCSRFDIDNTKRTLHGALLDAEILADVYLAMTGGQTTLTFASDTDASQSSEQGISHREVQASGGLRVIRADDDEIAAHESRLDLVLKKGGSCLWRV, encoded by the coding sequence ATGAGCACAGTAAAAAACCGCCAAATCGTTCTCGATACAGAAACCACCGGTATGAATATGATCGGTGTACATTATGAAGGTCACCGCATCATCGAGATTGGTGCGGTCGAAGTGATCAATCGTCGTCTGACCGGGAATAACTTTCATGTGTATCTGAAACCCGACCGGCTGGTGGATCCGGAAGCGTTCGGAGTTCACGGGATATCAGATGAGTTCTTGCTGGATAAACCGGTGTTTTCCCAGGTGGCCGATGAGTTCATGGATTATATTCGTGGGGCTGAACTGGTCATCCATAATGCTTCGTTTGATATCGGTTTTATGGACTATGAGTTCGGAAAACTGAATCGCGGACTGGAAAAAACAGAAACTTTCTGTCAGATAACCGATAGCCTGTTGATGGCACGTAAGATGTTCCCCGGTAAGCGTAACAGTCTTGATGCACTTTGTTCACGATTTGATATCGATAATACCAAGCGTACTCTGCACGGCGCATTGCTCGATGCCGAAATTCTTGCTGATGTTTATCTGGCTATGACCGGCGGGCAAACGACACTGACGTTTGCCTCTGACACCGATGCCTCTCAAAGCTCTGAACAGGGCATTTCCCATCGTGAAGTTCAGGCGAGTGGGGGATTGCGTGTGATTCGTGCGGACGATGATGAAATTGCTGCCCATGAATCACGACTGGATCTGGTTTTGAAAAAAGGAGGCAGTTGTCTGTGGCGTGTTTAA